From one Scyliorhinus torazame isolate Kashiwa2021f chromosome 25, sScyTor2.1, whole genome shotgun sequence genomic stretch:
- the gemin7 gene encoding gem-associated protein 7: MTSPVMVVRLPRGPDGQSRGFDPTSPRYHALAPSSIQASNNCCSSNLREEQRSRSGLRERFLRSLIAMAGKPVDFTMYERVSVTAVFAASDIDILNFQVSHLQTPLGVQKEALLRCPDIIAYAFDL; the protein is encoded by the coding sequence ATGACGTCACCTGTGATGGTCGTGCGTCTTCCACGGGGTCCCGATGGACAGAGCCGAGGCTTTGATCCGACGTCCCCACGGTACCATGCCCTCGCACCTTCCTCCATCCAAGCTTCAAACAACTGCTGTAGTTCCAACCTCAGGGAGGAGCAACGATCGCGGTCTGGCCTTCGGGAACGCTTCCTGCGCAGTCTGATCGCAATGGCGGGCAAGCCGGTAGACTTCACCATGTACGAGAGGGTCTCTGTCACTGCGGTGTTTGCGGCTTCGGACATAGACATCCTAAACTTCCAGGTGTCCCATTTGCAGACGCCATTGGGCGTTCAGAAGGAAGCGCTGCTTCGATGTCCAGACATCATTGCCTATGCCTTTGACCTTTAA